Proteins co-encoded in one Bacteroidales bacterium genomic window:
- a CDS encoding PAS domain S-box protein yields the protein MLREFNNKVDLLKFVKELDKNKSNRILLIDDLTGDENNDFYSYELPEEVKNFFKVNCSRYLNILHDLPEPFFIKDANSNWFYVNKAFCKFLNVSYKDIYGKKSNVIFSDSVAGRFEAQDTEVIACGKESVVEQQITTTKGGVYTVLSKKNIFYDSEHKAYIIGIFNEITKFRDSEIMSKYEKDELEKEVEKRTFLLNTTIERLQDEAGKRKITEAALLQSEDKFRNVIEQSVEGIMLNDSQGRIIEWNESMYMITGLSAEKAIGKYHWDVEFEMMHPGKKTPEFYQKLKNNSLIALEFPDVNKSDHNIEGKIYTPDGIEKYIYLSSFGIKTQNNSYIGRIIRDITEQKKAILELERSEAQYRTIFENSSVAILIIDPATNSILTANEKASEMYLYSIDELKGMSYTRLCQNFESDKQQLINIENNSSCKNFESVHHNKKGVEINIIINGSVIEYGGIQAIMNFYRDITSLKHTEKVRDTIFKISQLIHTSKDVEDLYKSIHIYISELINADNFYIALYDEDNDFITFPYFVDKYDEKPKPRKLRRGITEYVLRHGSPVLLTPLMLKQLQMSGEIEMIGPMSAKWLGVPLITQNKVIGVIAIQSYEEEVNFTTYDKDLLSFVSEQIAALIYKKNSETLLIKAKEKAEESNRLKTSLIANMNHELRTPMTGILGFASLLKSKAKDPESLNMVDNILESGDRLMNTLNSIIQISQFEASKKQLDIISTDINRFVDMAVISLEPEAHKKGLTIIKKYHEQKIASFNENYILQVFKNLINNAINYTEKGSITIKTGYSEQNEKGYVYISFIDTGIGISREDYQMIFEEFRQVSEGLNRKYSGSGLGLSLSKKMVELMKGFIIVESTLGKGSVFTVYIPAAPHSLITMENSESEIKKTKKKSGKKIKYKILVVDDNKVNGDLINAYLKNNFEVDIATTGMLAIELVKRSDYNIVLMDINLESGMSGIQAAAEIQSMNDKLPIIAMTAYSTEEEIEKIMKKYFVSFVLKPIDKTSLQKVISNFLTEATEN from the coding sequence ATGTTACGAGAATTTAATAATAAAGTTGATTTATTAAAATTTGTAAAAGAACTGGATAAAAACAAATCCAATCGTATTTTGCTGATAGACGATTTAACTGGTGATGAAAATAACGATTTTTATTCTTACGAATTGCCTGAGGAAGTAAAAAATTTTTTTAAGGTTAATTGTTCACGATACCTTAACATCTTGCATGATTTGCCTGAGCCATTCTTTATCAAAGATGCTAATTCAAATTGGTTTTATGTTAACAAAGCTTTCTGTAAGTTCCTTAATGTTTCTTATAAAGATATTTACGGCAAAAAAAGCAATGTTATTTTTTCCGACAGCGTTGCAGGGCGTTTTGAAGCTCAGGATACAGAAGTTATTGCTTGCGGAAAAGAGTCCGTTGTGGAACAGCAAATCACAACAACAAAGGGAGGTGTTTATACGGTACTGTCGAAAAAAAACATATTTTATGACAGTGAACATAAAGCCTATATAATTGGGATTTTCAATGAAATAACAAAGTTCAGGGATTCTGAAATAATGAGCAAATACGAAAAAGATGAGCTAGAAAAAGAAGTAGAAAAACGAACATTTTTATTAAACACAACTATAGAAAGATTACAGGATGAAGCCGGCAAGCGAAAAATTACTGAAGCCGCCCTTCTTCAGAGTGAAGATAAATTCAGAAATGTCATCGAACAATCCGTTGAAGGCATCATGCTGAACGACAGTCAGGGAAGGATTATTGAATGGAATGAAAGTATGTACATGATTACCGGGTTGTCAGCTGAAAAAGCTATTGGAAAATATCACTGGGATGTTGAGTTTGAAATGATGCATCCCGGAAAAAAAACACCAGAGTTTTACCAAAAATTAAAAAATAACAGCCTCATAGCACTTGAGTTTCCGGATGTGAATAAAAGCGATCATAACATTGAAGGAAAAATATATACTCCAGATGGTATAGAAAAATACATATACTTGTCATCATTCGGCATAAAAACACAGAATAATTCTTATATCGGCCGTATTATCCGGGACATAACCGAACAAAAAAAAGCCATTTTAGAATTAGAACGTTCAGAAGCTCAATACCGAACCATTTTCGAAAACTCAAGCGTTGCTATTCTTATCATTGACCCAGCAACTAATTCAATCTTAACGGCAAACGAAAAAGCCTCGGAAATGTATTTGTATTCTATTGATGAACTTAAAGGAATGAGCTATACCAGGCTTTGTCAAAATTTTGAATCAGACAAACAACAGTTAATAAATATTGAAAATAATAGTTCCTGTAAGAATTTTGAATCCGTGCATCATAACAAAAAAGGTGTTGAAATTAATATCATAATAAATGGTTCTGTTATTGAATATGGTGGAATTCAAGCCATAATGAACTTTTATAGGGATATTACATCACTGAAACATACAGAAAAAGTCCGGGACACAATTTTTAAAATATCCCAACTTATACATACTTCAAAAGACGTTGAAGACCTTTACAAATCAATCCATATTTACATTAGTGAACTAATAAATGCTGATAATTTCTACATTGCTCTTTATGATGAAGACAATGATTTTATTACATTTCCTTATTTTGTTGACAAATATGATGAAAAACCTAAGCCGAGAAAATTAAGAAGAGGAATTACCGAATATGTATTACGCCACGGCTCGCCTGTTCTTTTAACCCCTCTTATGCTGAAACAATTACAAATGTCGGGCGAAATAGAAATGATTGGACCCATGTCGGCCAAATGGCTTGGTGTGCCATTGATTACACAAAACAAGGTTATTGGTGTCATCGCCATACAAAGTTATGAAGAGGAGGTTAACTTTACTACATACGATAAAGATTTGCTGAGTTTTGTTTCTGAGCAGATTGCTGCATTGATTTATAAAAAAAATTCAGAAACACTACTTATTAAGGCGAAAGAAAAAGCAGAAGAATCCAACCGTTTGAAAACCTCACTTATTGCAAATATGAATCATGAACTAAGAACACCTATGACAGGAATACTTGGTTTTGCTTCTCTGTTGAAAAGTAAGGCTAAAGATCCAGAATCCCTAAATATGGTGGATAACATTTTAGAATCAGGTGATCGCCTCATGAACACCCTGAATTCCATCATACAGATATCACAGTTTGAAGCTAGTAAAAAACAACTTGATATTATCAGTACAGACATCAACAGGTTTGTTGATATGGCTGTGATAAGTCTTGAACCTGAAGCACATAAAAAAGGCCTTACAATAATCAAAAAATATCACGAACAGAAAATTGCATCTTTTAACGAAAACTATATTCTTCAGGTATTTAAGAATCTTATCAATAATGCAATAAACTATACTGAAAAAGGAAGCATTACTATAAAAACTGGCTATTCGGAGCAAAACGAAAAAGGGTATGTATATATTAGTTTTATTGACACGGGTATCGGTATCTCCAGGGAAGACTATCAGATGATTTTTGAAGAATTCAGGCAGGTTAGTGAAGGATTGAACAGAAAATATTCGGGAAGTGGTCTAGGCTTATCTTTGAGCAAAAAAATGGTAGAGTTAATGAAGGGGTTTATTATTGTAGAAAGCACACTTGGCAAAGGTTCTGTTTTTACAGTTTATATTCCTGCGGCACCACATAGCCTTATAACGATGGAGAACTCTGAATCCGAAATAAAAAAAACAAAAAAGAAATCCGGCAAAAAAATAAAATATAAAATTCTGGTAGTTGATGATAATAAAGTTAACGGCGATTTAATTAATGCTTACCTGAAAAACAATTTTGAAGTTGACATTGCCACTACCGGAATGCTTGCCATTGAACTGGTGAAAAGGTCTGATTATAATATTGTACTGATGGATATTAATCTGGAAAGCGGCATGTCGGGTATTCAAGCAGCTGCTGAAATACAATCCATGAATGACAAACTGCCGATTATTGCAATGACAGCTTATTCAACAGAGGAAGAAATTGAAAAAATAATGAAAAAATATTTCGTTAGTTTTGTTTTGAAACCTATTGACAAAACTTCGCTTCAAAAAGTAATAAGCAATTTTCTTACAGAAGCCACTGAAAATTAA